A stretch of DNA from Salmo trutta unplaced genomic scaffold, fSalTru1.1, whole genome shotgun sequence:
AAAACAGCCTGTAGGCtgaatcccaaatgacaccctattccctatatggtgcacaaTATCTGACCATGTCTAGtccaaagaagtgcactatataggcaatagggtgcaatttggaatGCACATGTAACTCCTGATGCTTGATTAAACACACTTCACCTTAGAAATGTGCTAGAAACATCTGTAAACGAATTAAATCGCCCCCAGCCTCACCCCACTCCTCCAGTTTACCACCACCAGCACCCCACTCCCCCAGTTTACCACCACCAGCACCCCACTCCCCCAGTTAACCACCACCAGCACCCCACTCCTCCAGTTTACCCACACCAGCACCCCACTCCCCCAGTTAACCACCACCAGCACCCCACTCCCCCAATTTACACCCACCAGCACCCCACTCCCCTAGTTTACCAACACCAGCACCCCACTCCCCCAGTTTACCATCACCAGCACCCCACTCCCCCAGTTAACCACCACCAGCACCCCACTCCTCCAGTTTACCCACACCAGCACCCCACTCCCCCAGTTAACCACCACCAGCACCCCACTCCCCCAATTTACCCCCACCAGCACCCCACTCCCCCAGTTTACCCCCACCAGCACCACACTCCCCTAGTTTACCAGCACCAGCACCCCACTCCCCCAGTTTACCACCACCAGCACCCCACTCCCCCAGTTAACCACCACCAGCACCCCACTCCTCCAGTTTACCCACACCAGCACCCCACTCCCCCAGTTAACCACCACCAGCACCCCACTCCCCCAATTTACCCCCACCAGCACCCCACTCCCCCAGTTTACCCCCACCAGCACCCCACTCCCCTAGTTTACCAGCACCAGCAC
This window harbors:
- the LOC115184135 gene encoding extensin-like, which translates into the protein MISFYHHQHPTPPVYHHQHPTPPVNHHQHPTPPVYPHQHPTPPVNHHQHPTPPIYTHQHPTPLVYQHQHPTPPVYHHQHPTPPVNHHQHPTPPVYPHQHPTPPVNHHQHPTPPIYPHQHPTPPVYPHQHHTPLVYQHQHPTPPVYHHQHPTPPVNHHQHPTPPVYPHQHPTPPVNHHQHPTPPIYPHQHPTPPVYPHQHPTPLVYQHQHPTPPVYHYQHPTPPVYHHQHPTPPVYHHQHPTPPVYHHQHPTPPVYQHQHSSR